In a single window of the Thermoplasmatales archaeon genome:
- a CDS encoding ABC transporter substrate-binding protein: protein MEKKILVVIIVVVLVAAGVGGYFAYRATHPVKTNLPTLHLTALSPLNALGEYQLGVIVSNYKAIGIPVNIKLVSPTMVGTWSSPGSTPQFVDLGWLPDWPDPIAQQLYPMTSYSNGGEFGANEAWASNATLNSSIALSTAFNPNKAAQMSEFVSLYKTFYDQYNYVWFPNPTTYFFVQPYINNFTYNAYENYFYNMMSYNMSYDVNGIKAPSTNSLTDVADGSSLAAPDFLDPSHGFFVQDGPMFSAAYQQLYELNGTNYSQTVPVLASGPAVTPPGGTPYQNYNITLRSGIHFNNSDLVNASTVWFSYYRTIVMAQGVSVDNYGGLLFNNTAFASTAPYSIPGGWLHDMRAVYNSTSNSYLKMPYETNYSNLNVSNTVFAAKFLASMLSSYSPWSNKTQAMLLEYPNQVVAVPDFATNSSTLNLTINTLHPYPFFLADTAEWWGNIADPLFIDTHDGVIATLSNNYTNVNGMPGTGPYYIKSVGASLSTVTLASVSNYWGNAYWNSAKNAPKAGTDFPAIAQPAHIATLVLDYTVDHSGRVSGFLDNTYQLSDVSSSYLGSIMNVAPYKTLPVTSYWKNVGSNPAVFYLSMNNYKFPTNILDFRKAIWYSINQSAIGSPFYYTFSNGSKVYLAQNYIGPISPGFTNFYNNATKGLALETYNVPLAEHYLNLAGIQGKFYVTLPNGTKLGDTSLASSSITIVSQGILTVSLLAQDMMMAVVKLF from the coding sequence ATGGAAAAAAAGATTTTAGTTGTAATTATAGTAGTGGTACTTGTTGCCGCTGGGGTAGGTGGATATTTTGCCTACAGGGCCACGCACCCGGTGAAAACGAACTTGCCAACTTTGCATTTGACGGCTCTCTCCCCGCTCAATGCACTGGGGGAATATCAGTTGGGAGTAATAGTGAGTAATTATAAGGCAATAGGTATACCCGTTAATATAAAGCTTGTTTCGCCAACAATGGTGGGAACGTGGAGTTCTCCGGGTTCCACGCCTCAGTTTGTCGATCTTGGATGGTTACCGGACTGGCCTGATCCTATAGCCCAGCAGTTATATCCAATGACCTCGTATTCAAACGGCGGTGAATTTGGTGCGAATGAAGCTTGGGCAAGTAATGCAACTTTGAATAGTTCAATTGCACTTTCAACGGCGTTTAATCCAAACAAAGCTGCTCAAATGAGTGAGTTTGTCTCTCTCTATAAAACATTCTATGACCAGTATAATTATGTATGGTTCCCAAACCCGACCACTTACTTTTTTGTGCAGCCATATATCAATAATTTCACCTACAATGCTTATGAAAACTACTTCTATAACATGATGTCATATAATATGAGCTATGATGTAAATGGTATTAAAGCGCCAAGCACAAACTCACTTACCGATGTCGCAGATGGTTCGTCGCTGGCTGCCCCGGACTTTCTTGATCCTTCTCATGGATTTTTCGTTCAGGATGGGCCAATGTTTAGCGCAGCTTATCAACAGTTGTACGAACTGAATGGAACAAACTATTCCCAAACTGTTCCTGTCCTTGCTTCTGGTCCAGCAGTAACACCTCCCGGTGGGACCCCCTACCAGAATTACAATATAACTCTCCGATCTGGAATACATTTCAACAATTCAGATCTAGTGAACGCCTCCACTGTTTGGTTCTCATATTACAGAACGATAGTAATGGCGCAGGGAGTTTCAGTTGACAACTATGGAGGTTTACTCTTCAACAATACAGCCTTTGCTTCAACTGCTCCATACTCGATTCCGGGGGGTTGGTTACACGATATGAGGGCAGTTTACAACAGTACCAGCAATTCCTACTTGAAAATGCCATATGAAACAAACTATTCTAATCTGAACGTTTCAAATACTGTTTTTGCTGCTAAATTCTTGGCATCAATGCTTTCGAGCTACTCACCATGGAGCAACAAAACTCAGGCCATGTTATTGGAATATCCTAACCAGGTAGTTGCAGTTCCTGATTTCGCAACAAATAGCAGCACCCTTAACCTTACAATAAACACACTCCATCCGTATCCATTCTTCCTTGCAGATACTGCCGAATGGTGGGGAAACATAGCAGACCCGTTATTCATAGATACTCACGATGGTGTAATCGCAACTCTTTCCAACAATTACACGAATGTTAATGGAATGCCTGGAACAGGGCCGTATTACATTAAATCAGTGGGCGCATCCCTCTCTACAGTTACTTTGGCGAGTGTTTCAAATTACTGGGGAAACGCTTACTGGAATAGCGCCAAGAATGCACCAAAGGCAGGAACTGATTTCCCTGCTATCGCTCAACCAGCTCATATAGCTACATTGGTGCTTGACTACACCGTAGATCACAGCGGAAGAGTTTCAGGTTTCCTTGATAACACATATCAGCTTTCAGACGTTAGCTCATCTTACTTGGGCTCAATAATGAACGTGGCCCCTTACAAGACCTTGCCAGTAACAAGCTATTGGAAAAATGTTGGCTCAAACCCTGCGGTATTCTACCTCTCAATGAACAACTACAAATTCCCGACAAATATACTTGACTTTAGGAAAGCTATATGGTATTCAATAAATCAGTCAGCAATCGGTTCACCGTTCTATTATACATTCTCTAACGGTTCAAAAGTATACCTTGCACAGAACTATATTGGTCCAATATCACCCGGGTTCACTAATTTCTATAACAATGCTACAAAGGGACTGGCTTTGGAGACTTACAATGTTCCACTTGCTGAACACTACCTGAATCTTGCCGGAATACAGGGAAAGTTCTATGTTACTTTACCTAACGGAACTAAACTGGGAGACACTTCATTAGCAAGTTCTTCTATAACTATAGTTTCGCAAGGCATTCTAACTGTGAGCCTACTTGCCCAGGACATGATGATGGCTGTCGTAAAACTCTTTTAA
- a CDS encoding ABC transporter ATP-binding protein → MSEICRLENVEKYYLAQKRGFLDALVGVPKIFVKALDGVTISIPRDKVVAIVGESGSGKTTMGKVFTTLEVPTKGEAYFEGKKIQKQTYSDVRKNVDMVFQNPSTSLNPKMKVKNIVLEPLLNIPVERKKELLAEAKSRSMTYEALLYKKVEEVIEQVGLAYKEVKDKQARELSGGQVQRVAVAKSLIKRPELLILDEPTSALDESVQAQMLNILVDLQNQYKLTYIFITHNILVAKYISDFIVVLYAGKIVEYGQTNDVLAKPLHPYTQLLLSSVPTTSVKDVKPPVGDVPSLINLPSGCRFHPRCPFVMEKCKTEDPPLINYGNYQVACWLYE, encoded by the coding sequence ATGAGTGAAATTTGCAGATTAGAAAATGTGGAGAAATATTATCTCGCACAAAAAAGGGGATTTCTTGATGCATTGGTTGGTGTCCCCAAAATATTCGTTAAAGCACTCGATGGAGTCACCATTTCTATTCCAAGAGATAAAGTAGTTGCTATAGTTGGAGAAAGTGGTTCAGGAAAAACAACTATGGGAAAAGTGTTTACAACCCTAGAAGTACCAACCAAAGGAGAAGCTTATTTCGAAGGCAAAAAGATACAAAAACAGACATATAGCGATGTGAGAAAAAATGTCGATATGGTTTTCCAGAACCCTTCGACTTCACTTAATCCAAAAATGAAGGTTAAGAATATCGTCCTTGAACCTCTTCTGAATATTCCAGTTGAGAGAAAAAAAGAGCTTCTGGCTGAGGCCAAAAGCCGAAGTATGACTTATGAAGCTCTTCTGTACAAGAAAGTTGAGGAAGTAATTGAACAGGTTGGTCTGGCGTACAAAGAAGTCAAAGACAAGCAGGCAAGGGAACTTTCTGGTGGACAGGTTCAGAGAGTTGCTGTTGCAAAGTCGTTAATAAAAAGGCCGGAGCTACTTATCCTGGATGAGCCAACTTCTGCGCTTGATGAATCTGTCCAGGCACAGATGCTTAACATACTTGTTGATCTTCAAAATCAGTACAAATTGACTTATATCTTCATTACTCACAATATATTGGTGGCAAAATACATATCGGACTTTATAGTTGTCCTATACGCAGGTAAGATCGTCGAGTATGGACAGACAAATGATGTCCTTGCAAAGCCACTTCACCCCTATACACAATTGCTGTTAAGCTCTGTTCCAACAACGAGTGTAAAAGACGTGAAGCCACCGGTTGGAGATGTTCCCAGCCTTATAAATTTGCCATCTGGATGCAGGTTTCACCCTAGATGCCCATTCGTAATGGAGAAGTGCAAAACTGAAGATCCCCCACTGATCAACTATGGGAATTACCAGGTAGCCTGTTGGCTGTATGAATAA
- a CDS encoding ABC transporter ATP-binding protein yields MLLSIKNLNVSYNTVAGKYKVIDNLNLDVEEGELVSLVGESASGKSTLGQVISRMLPPVGIATGEVTLDDLNILKLSEKEMTKLRGTTVFMIFQNPLNSLNPVKRVGTQLLEALFIRNERTRRQMTEDDARKEVIEAMTSLRLPDPEKIMLRYPHELSGGQVQRVVICMALLLRPKLLIADEPTTALDVTIQAQVIKLLRDLNKQTGLSIIFITHDIGLAYVLSNRMLVFYAGRVMELGKTTDLVKKPMHPYTSGLISSIPSAPKESGRLYSIPGSPPSYLSLPNGCKFNPRCKFVFEKCLNEEPDAIVTNGREIRCWLYE; encoded by the coding sequence TTGTTGCTCAGTATTAAGAATCTAAACGTTTCATACAATACAGTTGCTGGTAAATATAAGGTTATAGATAATTTGAACTTAGACGTCGAGGAAGGGGAACTGGTTTCTCTTGTTGGTGAATCCGCCAGCGGGAAATCAACATTGGGGCAGGTAATATCTAGAATGCTTCCTCCGGTTGGAATCGCAACGGGAGAGGTAACGCTTGACGACTTAAATATCCTCAAATTGTCTGAAAAAGAGATGACCAAATTACGCGGTACAACAGTCTTTATGATTTTTCAGAATCCTTTAAATAGCCTCAATCCCGTAAAAAGAGTTGGAACACAATTGCTTGAAGCGCTGTTCATTAGGAATGAAAGAACGAGACGTCAAATGACCGAGGACGATGCCAGAAAGGAAGTTATTGAAGCCATGACTAGTTTGCGTCTACCTGATCCAGAGAAAATAATGCTCAGGTATCCACACGAACTTTCTGGTGGCCAGGTTCAGAGAGTTGTGATTTGCATGGCTCTTTTGCTTCGCCCGAAACTACTTATCGCTGATGAACCAACTACTGCACTAGATGTGACCATACAGGCACAAGTTATAAAATTGCTAAGAGACCTGAATAAGCAAACGGGGCTTTCTATAATATTTATTACTCATGATATTGGCCTTGCCTATGTCCTGTCTAACAGGATGCTTGTGTTCTATGCAGGTAGAGTTATGGAACTTGGTAAAACTACTGATCTTGTTAAGAAACCTATGCACCCGTACACCTCTGGCCTCATATCAAGCATACCTAGCGCGCCGAAGGAAAGTGGACGACTGTACTCTATCCCTGGTTCCCCCCCATCATATCTTAGCCTTCCAAATGGTTGTAAGTTCAATCCAAGATGCAAGTTTGTTTTTGAAAAATGCTTAAATGAAGAACCAGATGCCATAGTTACGAATGGCAGGGAGATAAGGTGCTGGTTATATGAGTGA
- a CDS encoding ABC transporter permease: protein MTDASLPAQMIRKEKVKKTNRLIEYLKLMIKDPSAILGLIIVVAFLGWSLIQGTLELFFGTSGPALALLPHDPFSYNLPMHLHPPTLTYIFGTNTYGEDIWSRMLYAMPRDAFISILVVLSAILIGGILGVFAGYRGKFTDETVMRITDAFLSLPALVLVIALSVMFDETLSGVILALVIIWWPIYARFFRAQTLRIKNLDYVQAAKLNNVSFTRLFFRYLFMNSLDPIIAYAALDFGNVILTYSTLAFLGIGLEPPIPELGSMASNGVGTLPTGWWYAIFPGLAILIIVIGFVLVGDRMQDIISNRINY from the coding sequence ATGACTGATGCGTCTTTACCGGCTCAAATGATTAGAAAGGAAAAGGTTAAGAAAACAAACAGGCTGATTGAGTATCTAAAACTTATGATAAAGGACCCCAGCGCGATACTGGGCTTGATAATAGTTGTGGCATTTCTTGGATGGTCTCTAATACAGGGAACGTTGGAATTATTTTTCGGTACAAGTGGCCCTGCCCTAGCATTACTACCACATGATCCGTTCAGCTATAACCTTCCAATGCATCTTCACCCTCCAACTTTAACGTATATATTCGGCACAAACACTTATGGGGAAGACATATGGTCAAGGATGCTATATGCTATGCCTAGGGATGCATTCATATCAATTCTTGTGGTTCTTTCGGCCATATTGATTGGCGGGATACTTGGTGTATTCGCTGGTTACAGGGGTAAGTTTACAGATGAGACTGTAATGAGGATCACTGACGCTTTCCTTTCACTGCCAGCTCTCGTCCTTGTTATAGCACTTTCAGTCATGTTTGATGAGACTCTGAGCGGAGTTATACTCGCTCTTGTTATTATATGGTGGCCAATTTATGCGAGGTTTTTCAGAGCACAGACTTTAAGGATAAAAAACCTAGATTATGTTCAAGCTGCAAAACTGAATAATGTATCTTTTACTAGGTTATTTTTCCGTTACTTGTTCATGAACTCATTAGATCCAATCATTGCTTATGCGGCACTTGATTTTGGAAATGTTATCCTCACGTATTCCACACTTGCTTTCCTCGGTATAGGGCTTGAACCTCCGATACCAGAGCTTGGATCTATGGCGTCTAACGGAGTGGGAACACTACCCACTGGATGGTGGTACGCAATATTCCCCGGACTTGCTATACTTATAATAGTCATAGGTTTTGTCCTGGTTGGGGACAGAATGCAGGACATAATTTCAAACAGGATCAATTATTAG
- a CDS encoding ABC transporter permease, whose translation MTAIVQKQKLKNDSSDLEKMDSRTIAFIIRRAIYAVFTLLILIVFIFVLIHVIAPNPISLAKIYSGVPHGSLTFYAAYAKTHGLDAPVYVQIFTYIINIFKGNFGIDPIKDQPVITLIGKYLPRTLEFVLTGIVISIILGLYTGAYAAARRRKPADNTVKGFYLATWSMPTFLLAAVLQLVIAYDLRLLPAINMVNPTLKAPPDVLAFPILNALWARDWPYMISLIHHMILPTLAIALLSFGIITRLTRSTMLDVMETDYFRLTLMKGVPRNKAIYSVALRNASIPLVTYIVLDLAFSVAGAVVIEEIFSYHGIGYYIVQAIYNLDYPAILGTTIIIALTIIVANLIADILYGVLDPRVRLE comes from the coding sequence GTGACCGCCATAGTACAGAAGCAAAAACTTAAGAATGACAGTAGCGATCTAGAAAAGATGGATAGCAGGACCATTGCGTTTATTATTCGGAGAGCCATTTATGCCGTTTTTACCCTTTTAATACTAATAGTGTTTATTTTTGTCCTAATACATGTGATTGCACCAAACCCGATATCACTTGCAAAAATATATAGCGGTGTTCCTCATGGTTCGCTTACCTTTTATGCTGCTTACGCTAAAACACATGGACTGGATGCACCCGTATATGTGCAAATTTTCACATATATTATAAATATCTTTAAGGGTAATTTTGGTATAGACCCCATTAAAGATCAGCCGGTAATCACATTGATAGGAAAGTACCTTCCAAGAACCCTAGAATTCGTGTTAACTGGAATTGTCATTTCCATAATTCTTGGACTGTACACCGGTGCTTATGCTGCGGCTAGAAGAAGAAAGCCGGCTGATAACACCGTTAAGGGCTTTTATCTGGCAACTTGGTCGATGCCCACATTTCTTCTTGCTGCAGTGCTTCAGCTTGTTATTGCATATGATTTGAGGTTGTTGCCGGCAATAAATATGGTCAATCCGACACTAAAGGCTCCTCCAGATGTGCTCGCATTTCCAATCCTTAATGCGTTATGGGCTAGAGATTGGCCGTATATGATCAGTCTTATCCATCACATGATTTTACCAACTCTTGCTATTGCGCTTTTATCTTTTGGCATTATAACGAGACTGACGAGATCTACGATGCTGGACGTTATGGAAACTGATTATTTTCGACTTACGCTGATGAAGGGTGTGCCAAGAAATAAAGCAATTTATAGTGTTGCATTAAGGAATGCCTCGATACCGCTTGTCACCTATATAGTTCTCGATCTTGCATTTTCGGTTGCTGGAGCCGTAGTTATCGAGGAAATATTTTCTTATCATGGCATAGGCTATTATATTGTCCAGGCTATTTATAATCTAGATTACCCTGCAATACTGGGAACTACAATAATAATAGCCTTAACGATTATAGTTGCCAATTTGATAGCAGATATATTATACGGTGTTCTTGATCCAAGGGTGAGGTTAGAATGA
- a CDS encoding transposase: MEITFSPGFSTCPKCGSRLVLYKTERRVVKSVDYGFTAVHRPMICRHDKIVFRSERISGIVSPHCTYANDVMLESAIRRYIDGRSSSEIALDMHNGISERHVRRLSSTALDIFPVIHSRNTDKLRSSIKSYILQIDGTTDSDFSMIVAVRDSISDFVLHVNRCSLESEESMKTVLQGVKERFGDPSGITCDMRSGIISAAQSVFPETPIRICLMHFLRGLGKELMHDLHTDLRIMINRMGIKSTMKSILNNMPDHDQRTLDEIGDGYVSFRDKLEIMAVRRILEKLIETTGSSGYGFPFSLKHMNFYLACLEAKNGLAGLSGKIVSEKAKEYVKSIMDHVAAITDNDTISATGRNLGSVNALFQSMRRAFKVPRMGKLSDEIPDDDSIHDRCSLIVEHMEVFLHADIPDHIRTAARIIMERYRRRETMLFANNAEHTIPRTNNGMERFFKKLRRNVRKRTGNTNTGSILAQSGESLALFQNMGNPEYVKIVFGSMDIASVFAKLRKPFMKKGMTTQSKKELMKKGTEMLMKDSLPNTPYTPEFMEQAYSTRRSSSMI, from the coding sequence ATGGAGATTACCTTTTCACCCGGATTCTCAACATGCCCGAAATGCGGTTCCAGGCTTGTTCTTTACAAGACTGAGAGAAGGGTGGTGAAATCGGTTGATTACGGATTCACCGCCGTCCATCGTCCGATGATATGCAGGCATGATAAGATTGTATTCAGATCTGAAAGAATATCTGGAATCGTGTCACCACACTGCACCTATGCGAACGATGTGATGCTTGAATCCGCCATCAGAAGATACATAGATGGAAGAAGCAGTTCCGAGATCGCACTGGATATGCATAACGGTATATCCGAAAGGCATGTTAGGAGGCTGAGCAGCACAGCGCTTGATATATTCCCCGTCATACACTCCAGGAACACGGATAAACTCAGATCTTCCATCAAATCATACATACTGCAGATAGACGGCACAACCGATTCTGATTTCTCCATGATCGTTGCAGTGAGGGATTCCATATCGGATTTCGTTCTCCATGTGAATAGGTGCAGCTTGGAATCGGAGGAGTCCATGAAGACCGTCCTGCAGGGTGTGAAGGAAAGGTTCGGCGATCCATCAGGGATTACATGCGACATGAGATCTGGAATAATTTCTGCTGCACAATCCGTATTTCCAGAAACACCGATACGCATATGCCTGATGCACTTCCTCCGCGGTCTCGGAAAGGAACTGATGCACGATCTTCACACAGATCTCCGCATAATGATCAACCGGATGGGAATAAAATCCACCATGAAATCCATACTGAACAATATGCCCGATCACGATCAGAGGACGCTTGACGAAATCGGGGATGGATACGTATCTTTTCGGGATAAGCTGGAGATCATGGCGGTGAGACGGATACTGGAGAAGCTGATCGAAACAACGGGAAGTTCAGGTTACGGTTTTCCCTTCTCCCTCAAGCACATGAACTTCTACCTTGCATGCCTGGAGGCAAAGAACGGCCTGGCAGGGCTATCAGGAAAGATTGTGTCAGAAAAGGCGAAAGAATACGTGAAATCCATCATGGATCATGTTGCTGCAATAACTGATAACGATACAATAAGTGCCACTGGAAGAAATCTCGGTTCAGTCAATGCCCTCTTCCAGTCCATGAGGAGGGCATTCAAGGTGCCTCGCATGGGAAAGCTGTCTGACGAGATTCCCGATGACGATTCCATTCATGACAGGTGCAGCCTCATCGTTGAACACATGGAGGTGTTTCTTCATGCAGACATACCCGATCATATCAGGACAGCCGCCAGAATTATCATGGAGAGATACCGCAGGAGGGAGACAATGCTTTTTGCCAACAACGCTGAACATACCATTCCGAGGACAAACAACGGCATGGAGAGATTCTTCAAGAAACTGAGAAGAAACGTGAGGAAACGAACGGGAAACACGAATACGGGAAGTATTCTTGCACAGAGTGGCGAGTCACTGGCACTGTTCCAGAATATGGGGAATCCAGAGTACGTGAAGATCGTTTTCGGTTCCATGGACATTGCGTCTGTCTTCGCAAAGCTGAGAAAACCATTCATGAAGAAAGGCATGACTACGCAAAGCAAAAAGGAGCTGATGAAAAAGGGAACAGAGATGCTGATGAAAGATTCACTTCCAAATACTCCGTATACGCCGGAATTCATGGAACAGGCATATTCGACAAGGAGAAGTTCCAGTATGATCTAA